In one window of Fictibacillus phosphorivorans DNA:
- the panC gene encoding pantoate--beta-alanine ligase yields the protein MKQINSIKDMQKLIAEEKRAGKVIGFVPTMGYLHDGHLSLIERAKKESDVIVVSIFVNPLQFGPNEDFDRYPRDLERDEKLALKAGADVLFFPDTKEMYPKESVVTVSVNKRVDALCGESRVGHFDGVATVLTKLFHIVSPDYAYFGLKDAQQVAVIEGLVEDFNFPINVIGCETKREVDGLAMSSRNVYLNDRERQEAVHLNASLIKAEKWLLEGDSGETEQKMIKYLEEHTSGVVDYCKILSYPELLPPTPQSKRLIIAVAVKFSNARLIDNVILDNILCRPESEEETCSVR from the coding sequence GTGAAACAGATCAATTCTATAAAAGACATGCAAAAACTGATCGCTGAAGAAAAAAGAGCGGGAAAAGTGATAGGATTTGTACCTACGATGGGTTATCTGCATGACGGTCATCTATCTCTGATCGAACGCGCGAAAAAAGAATCTGATGTGATCGTTGTCAGCATCTTTGTTAATCCGCTGCAATTCGGTCCGAACGAAGATTTTGACAGATACCCTCGTGACCTAGAGCGTGACGAAAAGTTGGCATTAAAAGCGGGAGCAGATGTGTTGTTTTTCCCAGATACGAAAGAGATGTACCCAAAAGAATCCGTCGTTACGGTTTCTGTAAACAAACGAGTGGATGCGCTATGCGGAGAAAGTCGAGTAGGGCACTTTGACGGAGTGGCGACAGTATTAACGAAGCTTTTTCATATCGTTTCTCCCGACTACGCTTATTTTGGATTGAAAGATGCGCAACAAGTGGCTGTGATCGAAGGGCTTGTTGAAGACTTTAACTTCCCGATAAACGTGATCGGGTGTGAGACAAAGCGTGAGGTTGACGGTCTTGCGATGAGTTCTAGAAACGTTTATTTGAATGATAGGGAAAGACAAGAGGCGGTGCATCTGAATGCATCTCTTATAAAAGCGGAAAAATGGCTTTTAGAGGGTGATAGTGGTGAGACCGAACAAAAGATGATAAAATACTTGGAGGAACATACGAGCGGTGTTGTTGATTATTGCAAGATTCTTTCGTATCCTGAACTTCTTCCTCCTACACCCCAATCGAAAAGATTGATCATTGCTGTAGCTGTAAAATTTAGCAATGCCCGTTTGATTGATAATGTCATCTTAGACAACATTTTATGTAGACCAGAAAGCGAGGAAGAAACATGTTCCGTACGTTAA
- the panD gene encoding aspartate 1-decarboxylase, with amino-acid sequence MFRTLMKGKIHRATVTESNLNYVGSITIDEDILDAVDMIPNEKVQIVNNNNGARFETYIIPGKRGSGVMCLNGAAARLVQEGDVVIVISYGMYDETEARHHVPKVAIMDKNNRVQEMLGVEPEATIY; translated from the coding sequence ATGTTCCGTACGTTAATGAAAGGCAAGATCCACCGTGCTACGGTGACTGAATCCAATTTAAACTATGTTGGCAGCATCACGATCGATGAAGATATTTTAGATGCTGTTGATATGATTCCAAACGAAAAAGTTCAGATTGTAAATAATAATAATGGTGCGCGTTTTGAAACGTATATTATCCCTGGTAAACGAGGATCTGGTGTTATGTGCTTAAATGGCGCTGCAGCACGTCTCGTGCAAGAAGGGGATGTTGTTATTGTTATTTCCTACGGAATGTATGATGAGACCGAAGCAAGACATCATGTACCGAAAGTTGCGATCATGGATAAGAACAATCGTGTACAAGAGATGCTCGGAGTTGAACCTGAGGCTACTATTTATTAA
- the dinG gene encoding ATP-dependent DNA helicase DinG has translation MTRRFVVIDFETTGNSAAKGDRIIQIGAVAVEAGQITERFSTFIQPGVPIPPFIEQLTGINDEMVKDAPLFEEVAPKLLQMLEGAYFVAHNVMFDYSFLQGELDHAGYSRLSMPLIDTVEMSRMLLLGADGYQLGMLADYLGLEHLNPHQADSDAEVTARLLIHLLEKLENLPLATLERLTPFLKKLQSSLESIVGDMIAEKSAFLADEETYDFYRKLALKKRPDFVQSSDDDFTEFKDEEVHDQLQQHMQHYEVRKSQQRMVELVDEALHTNQHLVIEAGTGVGKSLGYLIPGIRHAKEKDRPLVVSTHTVQLQQQLLERDVPLLKRIMPFDFTATLLKGRNHYLCLRKFEHTLMDHHDDNYDMNFTKAQLIVWLTETETGDVEELSMASGGKLFWNTVKSDANSCLNHRCPWFSRCYYHKQRRAAHESDLVITNHALLFTDLKSENQLLPAYKEVVLDEAHHVEEVVSDHFGKETDYFSFVKLLDRLSQTDGDGMMNTFREICDLLEVPKYEHHLANWDTLFSDVKNELDEIFKQIKNICLKKAKSSRSTELTKLTLRYTKQDIEAAAWEPVLEMEARARQFMGDLVKPAKRVLKSFDQYEEHLTVQQKGFLVDLEGILNDLQDEMTDLHHLLSCPLSEEVYWMEAESKGPRHAVTLYAKPVEIDQILADKFFGKKSSVVLTSATMSVKNSFRYLSERLGLLDFGPISAQLPSPFQYEQQAKLMVPTDIPLINEVDQKTFVKKISSSLYEIAKVTKGRMLVLFTSYEMLRETHGAFKSLMDAEEFVLIAQGVDSGSRARLTKNFQRFDNSILFGTNSFWEGIDIPGDDLSCLVIIRLPFTPPDQPVMAAKSEKLKAEGGNPFYDLSLPQAIIRFKQGFGRLVRSSRDKGAVFVFDRRMIETRYGKSFIQSLPKLPVSIKPIDELVSELDDWME, from the coding sequence ATGACACGGCGATTTGTCGTTATCGATTTTGAAACAACAGGAAATTCAGCAGCAAAAGGAGACCGAATTATCCAGATCGGTGCGGTCGCCGTAGAGGCAGGACAGATAACGGAAAGATTCTCGACGTTCATCCAGCCAGGCGTTCCCATCCCCCCATTTATTGAGCAATTGACGGGCATCAACGATGAAATGGTGAAAGATGCCCCGTTGTTTGAAGAAGTGGCACCAAAGCTCCTTCAGATGTTAGAAGGGGCTTATTTTGTTGCCCATAATGTGATGTTTGATTATTCGTTTCTGCAAGGTGAACTCGACCATGCTGGCTATTCCAGACTATCCATGCCGCTGATCGATACGGTTGAGATGTCAAGAATGCTTCTTTTAGGAGCAGACGGCTACCAGCTAGGGATGCTTGCCGATTATTTAGGGTTAGAACACCTTAACCCCCATCAAGCTGATAGTGATGCAGAAGTAACGGCGAGACTTTTGATTCATCTACTAGAAAAGCTAGAAAATCTTCCACTCGCAACACTTGAGAGGCTCACACCTTTTCTAAAGAAACTTCAGAGTTCATTAGAAAGCATCGTAGGGGATATGATCGCGGAGAAGTCAGCTTTTTTAGCAGATGAAGAGACATATGATTTTTATCGTAAACTCGCTCTTAAAAAGAGACCGGATTTTGTACAATCTTCAGATGATGATTTTACAGAGTTTAAAGACGAAGAAGTTCATGATCAGCTTCAGCAGCATATGCAGCATTATGAAGTGCGAAAAAGTCAGCAGAGAATGGTCGAACTCGTGGACGAGGCGCTTCATACGAATCAGCACCTTGTGATTGAGGCGGGAACCGGTGTAGGAAAATCACTCGGTTATCTCATACCGGGTATACGACATGCGAAGGAAAAAGACCGTCCACTTGTCGTTTCCACACACACAGTCCAGCTGCAGCAACAGCTGTTAGAACGCGATGTTCCTCTCTTAAAGAGGATCATGCCGTTTGATTTTACAGCGACTCTTCTTAAAGGAAGAAATCATTATCTATGTTTAAGAAAATTTGAACATACGCTGATGGATCATCACGATGACAACTATGATATGAACTTTACAAAAGCGCAACTCATCGTCTGGCTCACAGAAACGGAGACGGGGGATGTAGAAGAACTTTCGATGGCGTCAGGCGGAAAGCTGTTTTGGAACACGGTCAAAAGTGATGCCAATTCTTGCTTGAATCATAGATGTCCTTGGTTCTCCAGATGTTATTATCATAAGCAGCGAAGAGCAGCACATGAATCTGATCTTGTGATCACGAACCATGCGTTGTTGTTCACGGACTTAAAGTCTGAAAATCAACTGCTGCCCGCTTATAAAGAAGTCGTCTTAGACGAGGCTCATCACGTAGAAGAAGTCGTAAGTGACCATTTTGGAAAAGAGACCGATTATTTTTCATTTGTTAAGCTTCTAGACCGTTTATCGCAGACGGATGGAGACGGCATGATGAATACGTTTAGGGAGATTTGTGATCTTCTTGAAGTTCCAAAATACGAACATCATCTTGCCAATTGGGATACACTCTTCTCTGATGTGAAGAATGAGCTTGATGAGATTTTCAAGCAAATTAAGAACATCTGTCTAAAAAAAGCCAAATCATCTCGATCTACAGAGTTAACGAAATTAACGCTTCGTTATACAAAACAGGATATTGAAGCTGCCGCTTGGGAACCGGTTCTAGAGATGGAAGCACGCGCGCGTCAGTTTATGGGTGATCTTGTGAAACCTGCTAAACGTGTGTTAAAGAGCTTTGATCAGTACGAAGAACATTTAACGGTTCAGCAAAAAGGATTCTTAGTCGATCTAGAAGGCATCTTAAACGATCTGCAAGACGAGATGACAGATCTTCATCATTTATTGTCTTGCCCGTTATCGGAAGAAGTGTACTGGATGGAAGCAGAATCAAAAGGTCCGAGGCACGCGGTTACACTCTACGCGAAGCCGGTTGAGATCGATCAGATTCTAGCTGATAAGTTCTTTGGTAAGAAGAGCTCGGTCGTGCTCACTTCTGCGACGATGAGTGTAAAGAACAGTTTCCGTTATTTGAGTGAGAGACTTGGACTATTAGACTTTGGTCCGATCAGTGCACAGCTGCCTTCACCATTTCAATATGAACAACAAGCGAAGCTGATGGTACCAACTGATATTCCGCTCATTAACGAGGTGGATCAGAAAACGTTCGTTAAAAAAATCTCGTCTTCTCTGTACGAGATCGCAAAAGTAACGAAAGGACGCATGCTCGTTCTGTTCACTTCGTACGAGATGTTGAGAGAGACACATGGAGCGTTCAAAAGCTTGATGGATGCTGAAGAGTTCGTGTTGATCGCCCAAGGTGTAGATTCAGGAAGCCGGGCGCGTCTTACAAAGAACTTCCAGCGTTTTGATAACAGCATCCTGTTTGGGACGAACAGTTTTTGGGAGGGAATCGATATCCCGGGTGACGATCTTTCTTGCCTCGTGATCATCCGACTGCCCTTCACACCACCTGATCAGCCTGTGATGGCCGCGAAAAGCGAGAAATTAAAAGCAGAAGGCGGAAATCCGTTCTATGACCTTTCCCTTCCGCAAGCGATCATCCGCTTTAAGCAAGGGTTCGGACGATTAGTAAGAAGCAGTCGAGATAAAGGAGCCGTGTTCGTGTTCGACCGAAGAATGATCGAAACAAGATACGGAAAATCCTTCATTCAATCTCTGCCAAAGCTTCCGGTATCGATCAAACCGATCGATGAACTCGTGTCAGAACTGGATGATTGGATGGAATAA